One region of Sphingomonas abietis genomic DNA includes:
- the lepB gene encoding signal peptidase I — translation MSETEAPAAPATPVAEPPKTDKKVDWVTEIRGLAWLVLAVLSFWTFIAKPFYIPSESMMPTLIKGDRLVVSKFPYGWSYASSFWHVLPFIHGRLFGHMPERGDVVILTPPGESSDYIKRVIGLPGDTIEVRGGVVWLNGKPIQRVAQKPALIPVDANVPCDRGLEAAYRVTGPDGKLYCAMPVFRETLPSGRTYDTIDLGVDASPGDEYGPITVPADHVFVMGDNRDESADSRYPIEEQGLGGPIPWENLGGRAEFITHSYDGTGEIWNPISWFTALRPHRTGINLHPVRVAPPKN, via the coding sequence TTGAGCGAGACCGAAGCCCCCGCCGCCCCGGCAACCCCGGTGGCGGAACCGCCCAAGACCGACAAGAAGGTCGATTGGGTCACGGAAATCCGCGGCCTCGCCTGGCTGGTGCTGGCGGTGCTGTCCTTCTGGACGTTCATCGCCAAGCCCTTCTACATCCCATCCGAATCGATGATGCCGACGCTGATCAAGGGTGATCGGCTGGTCGTCAGCAAATTCCCCTATGGCTGGAGCTATGCGTCGTCCTTCTGGCATGTGCTGCCGTTCATCCACGGGCGCCTGTTCGGCCACATGCCGGAACGCGGCGACGTCGTGATCCTGACCCCGCCGGGCGAGAGCAGCGATTACATCAAGCGCGTGATCGGCCTGCCGGGTGATACCATAGAGGTCCGCGGCGGCGTCGTCTGGCTGAACGGCAAGCCCATCCAGCGGGTGGCGCAGAAGCCGGCGCTGATCCCGGTCGATGCCAACGTCCCCTGCGATCGCGGCCTCGAAGCCGCCTATCGGGTCACCGGGCCGGACGGCAAGCTCTACTGCGCGATGCCGGTATTCCGCGAGACGCTGCCTTCGGGCCGTACCTATGACACGATCGACCTCGGCGTCGATGCCAGCCCCGGCGACGAATATGGCCCGATCACGGTGCCCGCCGATCATGTCTTCGTGATGGGCGACAATCGCGACGAATCCGCGGACAGCCGCTACCCGATCGAGGAACAGGGCCTCGGCGGCCCGATCCCGTGGGAGAATCTGGGCGGTCGCGCCGAATTCATCACCCACAGCTATGACGGCACCGGCGAGATCTGGAACCCGATCAGCTGGTTCACCGCGCTGCGCCCGCACCGCACCGGCATCAATCTCCATCCGGTGCGCGTCGCGCCACCGAAGAACTGA
- the acpS gene encoding holo-ACP synthase, translating to MIIGLGSDLCNIERIQNSLDRFGARFIDRVFTAVERDKSERRPFTRAGTYAKRFAAKEAFSKAVGTGFKQGVFMKDIGVVNLPSGAPTLALTGGAKARLDALIPAGHAPHVHLTMTDDHPWAQAFVIIEAVIIETPPIAAAAG from the coding sequence ATGATCATCGGCCTCGGCTCGGACCTGTGCAATATCGAGCGGATCCAGAATTCGCTCGATCGCTTCGGCGCGCGCTTCATCGACCGCGTCTTCACCGCGGTGGAGCGCGACAAGTCCGAACGGCGGCCGTTCACCCGCGCTGGCACCTACGCCAAGCGCTTCGCCGCCAAGGAGGCCTTTTCCAAGGCGGTGGGCACCGGATTCAAGCAGGGCGTGTTCATGAAGGATATCGGCGTGGTCAACCTCCCCTCGGGTGCGCCGACCCTCGCACTCACCGGCGGGGCCAAGGCGAGGCTTGACGCGTTGATCCCTGCGGGCCACGCCCCGCATGTGCATCTGACGATGACCGACGACCATCCGTGGGCGCAGGCTTTCGTCATCATCGAGGCCGTCATCATAGAAACGCCGCCGATCGCGGCGGCGGCCGGGTAA
- a CDS encoding pyridoxine 5'-phosphate synthase gives MTDTLKPGKLRLGVNIDHVATIRNARGGLHPDPIRAAQIAQAAGADGITAHLREDRRHIMDEDIAQLIGSIAVPLNFEMAATEDMVAIALKHRPHAACIVPERREEVTTEGGLDAAGQHNRLKPLITQLREAGIRVSLFIEPDPRQIEAAMNLGAPVVEFHTGAYAHAEGETQAAELRRLTDAVALAAKNGIEPHAGHGLTYDNVTPVAAIPQIAELNIGHFLIGEAIFTGLDASVRRMRDLMDAAR, from the coding sequence ATGACTGACACACTGAAACCGGGTAAATTGCGGCTGGGCGTCAACATCGACCATGTCGCGACGATCCGCAACGCGCGCGGCGGGCTCCACCCCGATCCGATCCGCGCCGCCCAGATCGCGCAGGCGGCAGGCGCCGACGGCATCACCGCGCATCTGCGCGAGGATCGCCGCCACATCATGGACGAGGATATCGCCCAGTTGATCGGTTCGATCGCCGTGCCGCTCAATTTCGAGATGGCGGCGACCGAGGACATGGTCGCCATTGCCCTGAAGCACCGCCCGCACGCCGCCTGCATCGTGCCCGAGCGGCGTGAGGAGGTGACCACCGAGGGCGGCCTCGACGCGGCCGGCCAGCATAATCGCCTGAAGCCGCTGATCACCCAATTGCGCGAGGCCGGTATCCGCGTCTCGCTGTTCATCGAGCCCGATCCCCGCCAGATCGAGGCGGCGATGAACCTCGGCGCGCCGGTGGTCGAGTTCCACACCGGCGCCTATGCCCATGCCGAGGGCGAGACGCAGGCCGCCGAACTGCGGCGCCTCACCGATGCGGTGGCGCTCGCCGCCAAGAACGGCATCGAACCCCATGCCGGCCACGGCCTGACCTACGACAACGTCACCCCGGTCGCCGCCATCCCGCAGATCGCCGAGCTGAATATCGGCCATTTCCTGATCGGCGAGGCGATCTTCACCGGGCTCGACGCCAGCGTCCGCCGGATGCGCGACCTGATGGATGCCGCGCGATGA
- the pyrE gene encoding orotate phosphoribosyltransferase → MTDEEVLAEFRAADALLDGHFILSSGLRSPTYLQCARVLMDPKRAARLCAELASRLTPAVHAGVSAVVSPAMGGVIVGYEMARALGVEAMFVERPTGTFELRRGFSLEPGQKVLMMEDVVTTGLSSREAIKAIEEAGGRVIAAGCLVDRSGGKADVGVPLTALITLEVPTYEPDALPESLAAIPAIKPGSRAKAA, encoded by the coding sequence ATGACGGACGAAGAAGTACTGGCGGAATTCCGCGCGGCCGATGCCTTGCTGGACGGCCATTTCATCCTGTCCTCGGGCCTGCGCAGCCCGACCTATCTCCAATGCGCGCGCGTGCTGATGGACCCGAAGCGGGCCGCCCGCCTGTGCGCCGAACTGGCATCGCGCCTAACCCCGGCCGTCCATGCCGGCGTCTCCGCTGTGGTGTCGCCCGCCATGGGCGGCGTCATCGTCGGCTATGAGATGGCGCGCGCGCTTGGCGTCGAGGCGATGTTCGTCGAGCGGCCGACCGGCACCTTCGAGCTGCGCCGCGGCTTCTCGCTGGAGCCGGGCCAGAAGGTGCTGATGATGGAGGACGTCGTCACCACCGGGCTGTCGTCGCGCGAGGCGATCAAGGCGATCGAGGAAGCCGGCGGGCGGGTGATCGCGGCGGGCTGCCTGGTCGATCGTTCGGGCGGCAAGGCCGATGTCGGCGTGCCGCTGACCGCGTTGATCACGCTCGAAGTGCCCACCTACGAGCCGGATGCCCTCCCCGAATCGCTGGCCGCCATCCCCGCGATCAAGCCTGGAAGCCGGGCCAAGGCAGCCTGA
- the coxB gene encoding cytochrome c oxidase subunit II translates to MKRHLSWAIAAGMAVMAASSAVFAQASPVAPIAISSASPPASAVAAAPAARIPSFYGPTPGVGQPTDRLSLQPQVTDNGLFAQRFDTVLVYVITIICLFVLALIGWVALRYNRRVHPIPSRTSHNMVIEVIWTVAPVLILLSIAVPSITLLARQYATPKPDLTVKVIGHQWYWSYQYPDNGDFEVVSNILTDAQDKATGQPRQLGVDARMVVPVHAVIKIIATSDDVIHSFAVPAFWTKMDAVPGRLNETWFKVNRPGLYYGQCSELCGARHGYMPIAVEVVSKAQFAQWVAANGGTVRGDRRGSGLGGAKPVSGDATAHGPVSHAMAGPPETATETKTAPATSASPAATTN, encoded by the coding sequence ATGAAGAGGCATCTGTCCTGGGCCATTGCGGCCGGCATGGCAGTTATGGCGGCCAGCAGTGCTGTCTTCGCCCAGGCTTCTCCCGTCGCCCCCATCGCCATTTCGTCTGCGTCGCCGCCGGCATCGGCGGTTGCCGCTGCGCCTGCCGCCCGGATTCCCTCCTTTTACGGCCCGACGCCGGGCGTCGGGCAACCGACCGACAGGCTGTCGCTCCAGCCGCAGGTGACGGATAACGGCCTGTTCGCGCAGCGTTTCGATACGGTGCTGGTCTATGTCATCACGATCATCTGCCTGTTCGTGCTGGCGCTGATCGGCTGGGTGGCGCTGCGCTACAATCGCCGCGTCCATCCGATCCCGTCGCGCACCTCGCACAATATGGTGATCGAGGTGATCTGGACGGTCGCCCCGGTGCTGATCCTGCTGTCGATCGCGGTCCCGTCGATCACGCTGCTGGCCCGCCAATATGCCACGCCCAAGCCCGATCTCACCGTGAAGGTGATCGGCCACCAATGGTATTGGTCCTACCAATATCCCGACAATGGCGATTTCGAGGTCGTCTCCAACATCCTGACCGACGCGCAGGACAAGGCGACCGGCCAGCCGCGCCAGCTCGGCGTCGATGCGCGGATGGTGGTGCCGGTTCATGCCGTGATCAAGATCATCGCCACGTCGGACGACGTGATCCACAGCTTCGCGGTGCCGGCCTTCTGGACCAAGATGGACGCGGTGCCGGGGCGGCTCAACGAAACCTGGTTCAAGGTCAATCGGCCCGGCCTCTATTATGGCCAATGTTCGGAACTGTGCGGTGCGCGGCATGGCTATATGCCGATCGCGGTCGAGGTGGTGAGCAAGGCGCAGTTCGCGCAGTGGGTGGCCGCGAACGGCGGCACGGTGCGCGGTGATCGGCGAGGTTCTGGCCTCGGCGGCGCCAAGCCTGTATCGGGCGACGCGACCGCGCATGGGCCGGTCAGCCATGCGATGGCGGGTCCACCCGAGACTGCCACCGAGACCAAGACCGCCCCAGCGACGTCCGCGTCGCCGGCCGCTACGACGAACTGA
- the ctaD gene encoding cytochrome c oxidase subunit I — MTDTTANALHFHHEGGHPGTGQDHHADHKPAFFARWFLSTNHKDIGTLYLIFAITAGIIGGVISGMMRAELMHPGIQYLNGWAHFMGQPAGNDAALHLWNVLITAHGLIMVFFMVMPAMIGGFGNWFVPIMIGAPDMAFPRMNNVSFWLLVPAFLLLLGSTFVPGGTGNGAGTGWTVYAPLSTSGSAGPAVDMAILALHLAGASSILGAINFITTIFNMRAPGMTLHRMPLFVWSVLVTAFLLLLALPVLAAAITMLLTDRNFGTTFFDASGGGDPILYQHLFWFFGHPEVYIMILPGFGMISHIIATFSKKPVFGYLGMAYAMVAIGVVGFVVWAHHMYTTGLDVNTKMYFTAATMVIAVPTGIKIFSWIATMWGGSIDFRVPMVWAIGFIFMFTVGGVTGVVLSNGGIDNYYQDTYYVVAHFHYVLSLGAVFSLFAGFYYWFPKMSGRMYNEFLGHLHFWGFFIGVNVLFFPMHFLGRQGMPRRVPNYPDAFEKWNHVATIGYMIMAASMVIFFVNILHALVAGKKAPANPWGVGATTLEWTLSSPPPYHQFETLPVMDGGDRHDLGRVPDRI; from the coding sequence ATGACCGACACCACGGCCAATGCCCTGCATTTCCACCATGAGGGTGGCCATCCTGGCACCGGGCAGGATCATCATGCCGATCACAAGCCGGCCTTTTTCGCGCGCTGGTTCCTGTCGACCAATCACAAGGATATCGGCACCCTCTATTTGATCTTCGCGATCACGGCGGGGATCATCGGCGGTGTCATATCCGGCATGATGCGGGCCGAGTTGATGCATCCGGGTATCCAGTATCTGAATGGCTGGGCGCATTTTATGGGTCAGCCGGCGGGCAATGATGCCGCGCTGCACCTGTGGAACGTGCTGATCACCGCGCACGGCCTGATCATGGTGTTCTTCATGGTGATGCCGGCGATGATCGGCGGCTTCGGCAACTGGTTCGTGCCGATCATGATCGGGGCGCCGGACATGGCCTTCCCGCGCATGAACAATGTGAGTTTCTGGCTGCTGGTGCCGGCCTTCCTGCTGTTGCTCGGCAGCACCTTCGTCCCCGGCGGCACCGGCAATGGTGCCGGCACCGGCTGGACGGTCTATGCGCCGCTGTCGACCAGCGGATCGGCGGGGCCGGCGGTCGACATGGCGATCCTCGCACTCCATCTCGCCGGTGCCTCGTCGATCCTCGGCGCGATCAACTTCATCACCACCATCTTCAACATGCGCGCGCCGGGCATGACGCTGCACCGGATGCCGCTGTTCGTCTGGTCGGTGCTGGTGACGGCCTTCCTGCTGCTGCTGGCGCTGCCGGTGCTGGCCGCCGCGATCACGATGCTGCTGACCGATCGCAATTTCGGTACGACCTTCTTCGATGCGAGCGGCGGCGGCGATCCGATCCTCTACCAGCATCTGTTCTGGTTCTTCGGCCATCCCGAAGTCTACATCATGATCCTGCCGGGCTTCGGCATGATCAGCCACATCATCGCCACCTTCTCCAAGAAGCCGGTGTTCGGCTATCTCGGCATGGCCTATGCGATGGTCGCGATCGGCGTGGTCGGCTTCGTGGTGTGGGCGCACCACATGTACACGACCGGCCTCGACGTGAACACGAAGATGTATTTCACCGCCGCCACGATGGTGATCGCGGTGCCCACGGGCATCAAGATATTCTCGTGGATCGCGACGATGTGGGGCGGATCGATCGACTTCCGGGTGCCGATGGTGTGGGCGATCGGCTTCATCTTCATGTTCACCGTCGGCGGCGTCACCGGCGTCGTGTTGTCCAACGGCGGCATCGATAATTACTACCAGGATACCTATTACGTCGTCGCGCATTTCCATTATGTGCTGTCGCTGGGGGCGGTGTTCTCGCTGTTCGCGGGCTTCTATTACTGGTTCCCGAAGATGTCGGGCCGCATGTATAACGAATTTCTCGGCCACCTGCATTTCTGGGGCTTCTTCATCGGCGTGAACGTGCTGTTCTTCCCGATGCATTTCCTCGGCCGCCAGGGCATGCCGCGCCGCGTGCCCAACTATCCCGATGCGTTCGAAAAGTGGAACCATGTCGCCACGATCGGCTACATGATCATGGCGGCGAGCATGGTGATCTTCTTCGTCAACATCCTTCACGCGCTGGTCGCGGGCAAGAAGGCGCCGGCCAACCCCTGGGGCGTCGGCGCGACCACGCTCGAATGGACGCTGTCGAGCCCGCCACCCTATCACCAGTTCGAGACCTTGCCGGTCATGGACGGCGGCGATCGTCACGATCTGGGGCGAGTGCCCGATCGCATCTGA
- a CDS encoding heme o synthase — translation MATAPIQAPPQLPAEWQDFWALTKPRVLSLVVFTGLCGLLIAPAHIHPVLGFTAILCIALGAGAAATLNQWYEADIDAKMKRTRNRPLPAGRMDRQSALHFGVGLGVFSVILMGFALNLVAAAILAVSILFYVVIYTVWLKRRTPQNIVIGGAAGAFPALIGWAAATGHVALLPVLLFLLVFLWTPPHFWALSLFVNSDYAAAGVPMMSVVAGTKATRLQAFLYSWPMAAVAIAPWPLGLSGPIYGVAAVLLNLAFLGLAARVGFSREADPALMKAERQLFGYSILYLFASFGILVVDRLWYS, via the coding sequence ATGGCGACCGCGCCGATCCAGGCCCCCCCGCAGCTGCCCGCCGAATGGCAGGATTTCTGGGCGCTGACCAAGCCGCGCGTGCTCTCGCTGGTGGTGTTCACCGGGCTGTGCGGCCTGCTGATCGCGCCGGCGCATATCCATCCGGTGCTGGGCTTCACCGCGATTCTGTGCATCGCCCTGGGCGCCGGTGCCGCCGCCACGCTCAACCAGTGGTACGAAGCCGATATCGACGCCAAGATGAAGCGGACGCGCAACCGGCCGCTGCCCGCCGGCCGCATGGATCGCCAGTCCGCCCTGCATTTCGGGGTGGGGCTCGGTGTCTTTTCGGTGATCCTGATGGGCTTCGCGCTCAATCTGGTGGCGGCCGCCATCCTGGCCGTCTCGATCCTGTTCTACGTCGTCATCTACACCGTCTGGCTCAAGCGCCGGACGCCGCAGAACATCGTGATCGGGGGCGCCGCCGGTGCCTTCCCGGCGCTGATCGGCTGGGCGGCGGCGACCGGGCATGTCGCGCTGCTGCCGGTGCTGCTGTTCCTGCTCGTCTTCCTGTGGACGCCGCCGCATTTCTGGGCGCTCTCGCTGTTCGTGAATTCCGATTATGCCGCCGCCGGCGTGCCGATGATGTCGGTGGTGGCGGGCACCAAGGCGACCCGGCTCCAGGCCTTCCTCTATTCCTGGCCGATGGCGGCGGTGGCGATCGCGCCATGGCCGCTCGGCCTGTCCGGGCCGATCTATGGGGTGGCGGCGGTGCTGCTCAACCTCGCTTTCCTGGGACTCGCCGCCCGCGTCGGCTTTTCGCGAGAGGCCGATCCGGCGCTGATGAAGGCCGAGCGCCAGCTGTTCGGCTATTCGATCCTCTACCTGTTCGCGAGCTTCGGCATCCTCGTCGTCGATCGGCTGTGGTACAGCTGA
- a CDS encoding cytochrome c oxidase assembly protein, giving the protein MVGLGFAAVPLYRIFCQQTGFGGTARIEEGAKAPGDTGRIVTVRFDANISNRLPWRFAPEQKTQRVAIGARQLAFFDATNLSDRPITAAAAFNISPDQSAAYFVKIQCFCFTQQTLQPGETQRMPVVFYVDPAFLRDRDNAGVTEITLSYTFYPVDQKPAEG; this is encoded by the coding sequence ATGGTCGGCCTGGGGTTCGCCGCGGTGCCGCTCTATCGCATCTTCTGCCAGCAGACCGGCTTCGGCGGCACCGCCCGCATCGAGGAGGGCGCGAAGGCGCCCGGCGACACCGGCAGGATCGTCACCGTCCGTTTCGACGCCAACATATCGAACCGGCTGCCCTGGCGGTTCGCGCCCGAGCAGAAGACCCAGCGCGTCGCCATCGGCGCCCGGCAGCTCGCTTTTTTCGACGCGACCAACCTGTCCGACAGGCCGATCACGGCGGCGGCCGCCTTCAACATCTCGCCCGATCAGAGTGCGGCCTATTTCGTCAAGATCCAGTGTTTCTGCTTCACCCAGCAGACGCTCCAGCCCGGCGAGACCCAGCGTATGCCGGTGGTGTTCTATGTCGATCCGGCTTTCCTGAGGGATCGGGACAATGCCGGCGTCACCGAAATCACGCTGTCCTATACATTCTACCCGGTGGACCAGAAGCCGGCCGAGGGCTAA
- a CDS encoding cytochrome c oxidase subunit 3, translated as MAGAKNHDYHILPPSPWPILCAFSALAVAAGLILFMHGHALGNWLLPIGFAVLIYFMFSWWGDVVKEAHAGDHTPVVQLHLRYGMILFIASEVMFFVGWFWAFFDASLFPKAVEAVGGVWPPKGIAPLDPFQFPLLNTLILLCSGTTVTWAHHALIHGDRRGLKQGLWCTILLGLLFSAIQAWEYIHAPFAFKGNIFGATFFMATGFHGFHVIVGTLFLAVCQYRAYQGEFTPRQHFGFEAAAWYWHFVDVVWLFLFLSIYVWGGWGATYAG; from the coding sequence ATGGCGGGTGCGAAGAACCACGACTATCACATCCTGCCGCCGAGCCCCTGGCCGATCCTGTGCGCCTTCTCGGCACTGGCGGTGGCCGCCGGGCTGATCCTGTTCATGCACGGCCACGCGCTCGGCAACTGGCTTTTGCCGATCGGCTTTGCGGTGCTGATCTACTTCATGTTCAGCTGGTGGGGGGATGTTGTCAAAGAGGCCCATGCCGGCGATCACACGCCGGTGGTGCAGCTTCACCTGCGCTACGGCATGATCCTGTTCATCGCGTCCGAGGTTATGTTCTTCGTCGGCTGGTTCTGGGCCTTCTTCGATGCCTCGCTCTTCCCCAAGGCGGTGGAAGCAGTGGGCGGGGTATGGCCGCCGAAGGGAATTGCGCCGCTCGACCCGTTCCAATTTCCGCTGCTCAACACGCTCATCCTGCTCTGTTCGGGCACCACCGTGACTTGGGCGCACCACGCGCTGATCCATGGCGATCGCAGGGGATTGAAGCAGGGTCTGTGGTGTACGATCCTGCTGGGCCTGCTGTTCAGCGCGATCCAGGCCTGGGAATATATCCACGCGCCCTTCGCCTTCAAAGGCAATATCTTCGGCGCGACCTTCTTCATGGCGACCGGATTCCACGGCTTCCACGTGATCGTCGGCACCCTCTTCCTCGCCGTCTGCCAGTATCGCGCCTATCAGGGCGAGTTCACCCCGCGCCAGCATTTCGGCTTCGAGGCAGCCGCCTGGTACTGGCATTTCGTCGACGTGGTGTGGCTGTTCCTGTTCCTCTCCATCTATGTCTGGGGCGGCTGGGGCGCGACCTACGCGGGTTGA
- a CDS encoding SURF1 family protein codes for MIGLGTWQLHRLQWKQGLLVRYAAAMHRPPIAFPRDPTDQSLLFRRSEAFCLEPVGWRASAGRNAEGQAGWRHVADCRTGAEGPGIAVDMGWSEQSDPPGWKGGEVKGMIGPDHDGQILLVSDTAAPGLMPSQPPSLADIPNNHFAYAVQWFIFAALAVGIYIIALVRRRPVPPVPPSLG; via the coding sequence ATGATCGGGCTGGGCACCTGGCAGCTGCACCGGTTGCAGTGGAAGCAGGGGCTGCTCGTCCGCTATGCCGCCGCCATGCACCGGCCGCCGATCGCCTTTCCGCGCGATCCGACCGATCAGTCGCTGCTGTTCCGTCGATCCGAGGCCTTCTGCCTCGAACCGGTCGGCTGGCGGGCGAGTGCGGGGCGCAACGCGGAGGGGCAGGCCGGCTGGCGGCATGTCGCCGATTGCCGCACCGGCGCCGAAGGGCCGGGCATTGCGGTCGACATGGGATGGTCCGAGCAATCCGATCCGCCGGGCTGGAAGGGGGGGGAGGTGAAGGGCATGATCGGCCCCGATCATGACGGCCAGATCCTGCTGGTGTCGGACACGGCCGCGCCCGGCCTCATGCCGAGCCAGCCACCCAGCCTCGCGGACATTCCCAATAATCATTTCGCGTATGCGGTGCAGTGGTTCATCTTCGCCGCGCTGGCGGTGGGGATCTACATCATCGCGCTGGTGCGGCGGCGCCCCGTGCCGCCGGTGCCGCCGTCGCTCGGCTGA
- the thrC gene encoding threonine synthase — MRYISTRGQADTLGFQAATLAGLASDGGLYVPEAWPTLTMAEIEALAGLSYAETAVHILKPFVGDALDEADLRALCEAAYGRFSHAAVTPLVQLDHRHFLLELFHGPTLAFKDVALQMLGLLFERFLSKGDQHLTIVGATSGDTGSAAIEAVANRAHIDIFMLHPKGRVSDVQRRQMTTVLAPNVHNIAIEGDFDEAQALVKRMFGDRDFAGRFQLSAVNSINWARLAAQIVYYFYAAVRLGAPHRSVAFSVPTGNFGDVFAGYVAKQMGLPIERLIVATNVNDILHRALSAGDYSTGTVTPTHTPSMDIQVSSNFERLLFDLHGRDAGALEAAMRGFEGDRRMSLPQALRTRAAADFASARVDHAGMVDAMRWAHASGQVIDPHTAIGLAAARASDLPADVPVVTLATAHPAKFGDAVEAAIGVRAPLPERIAGLMEKEERCAVLPATFEAITGYVAERARPRA, encoded by the coding sequence ATGCGCTATATCAGCACCCGTGGGCAGGCCGACACGCTCGGCTTCCAAGCCGCCACCCTCGCCGGGCTCGCCTCCGATGGCGGTCTCTACGTGCCCGAAGCCTGGCCGACGCTGACCATGGCCGAGATCGAGGCGCTGGCCGGCCTCTCTTATGCCGAGACGGCGGTGCATATCCTGAAGCCGTTCGTCGGCGATGCGCTGGACGAGGCCGATCTGCGTGCCTTGTGCGAGGCGGCCTATGGTCGCTTCAGCCATGCGGCGGTGACGCCTTTGGTGCAGCTCGATCACCGGCATTTTCTGCTCGAGCTGTTCCACGGCCCGACGCTGGCGTTCAAGGATGTCGCGCTCCAGATGCTCGGGCTGTTGTTCGAGCGCTTCCTGTCGAAGGGCGACCAGCATCTCACCATCGTCGGCGCGACGTCCGGCGACACCGGATCGGCGGCGATCGAGGCGGTGGCGAACCGCGCCCATATCGACATCTTCATGCTCCACCCGAAGGGCCGCGTGTCCGACGTCCAGCGCCGCCAGATGACGACGGTGCTGGCGCCCAACGTCCACAATATCGCGATCGAGGGCGATTTCGACGAGGCCCAGGCGCTGGTCAAGCGCATGTTCGGCGACCGGGATTTCGCCGGGCGCTTCCAGCTATCGGCGGTCAATTCGATCAACTGGGCGCGGCTCGCGGCGCAGATCGTCTATTATTTCTATGCCGCCGTCCGCCTCGGCGCGCCGCATCGCTCGGTCGCCTTCTCGGTGCCGACCGGCAATTTCGGCGACGTGTTCGCCGGCTATGTCGCCAAGCAGATGGGGCTGCCGATCGAGCGGCTGATCGTCGCGACCAACGTCAACGACATCTTGCATCGCGCCCTTTCGGCGGGCGACTATTCCACCGGCACCGTGACCCCGACGCACACGCCCTCGATGGACATCCAGGTCAGCTCCAATTTCGAGCGGCTGCTGTTCGATCTTCACGGCCGCGACGCCGGCGCGCTCGAGGCCGCCATGCGGGGTTTCGAAGGCGATCGGCGGATGAGTCTGCCGCAGGCGTTGCGCACTCGTGCCGCCGCCGATTTCGCCAGTGCCCGCGTCGATCATGCCGGCATGGTCGACGCGATGCGCTGGGCCCACGCCTCGGGCCAGGTGATCGATCCGCACACCGCGATCGGCCTCGCCGCAGCGCGCGCGAGCGATCTGCCGGCCGACGTGCCGGTGGTGACGCTGGCGACGGCGCACCCCGCCAAGTTCGGCGACGCGGTGGAGGCGGCGATCGGCGTGCGCGCGCCGCTGCCCGAGCGCATCGCCGGCCTCATGGAGAAGGAGGAGCGCTGCGCCGTGCTCCCCGCCACCTTCGAGGCGATCACCGGCTATGTTGCCGAGCGCGCGAGGCCTCGCGCATGA